The proteins below are encoded in one region of Hordeum vulgare subsp. vulgare chromosome 3H, MorexV3_pseudomolecules_assembly, whole genome shotgun sequence:
- the LOC123445664 gene encoding pentatricopeptide repeat-containing protein At3g59040: protein MEAAMGTLGSQSPLSFSSSLCNAKASCGWPVYNVKKVEGSQRLDVVCHGMLAPRKFVRKKREEEVFKDADDEAKQKSWRKMMSEIEESGSAVSSILKTQRNTTGALPRDTVLGTLVRFKQLKKWDLVSEILEWLRTQHWWDFSEMDFLMLVTAYGKLGDFSKAERVLKYMNKKGYRPTVISQTALMEAYGRAKQYRKAEAVFHKMQTSGPEPSPITYQIILKSLVEGDKYKETEAIFKDLLNEKRASFKPDQKMFHMMIYMYKKAGDYTQARKLFAQMPERGIPQSTVTFNSLMSFEADYKEVSSIYDQMQRAGLKPDVVSYSLLIKAYGKARREDEALAVFEEMLDAGIRPTRKSYNILLDAFAVSGLVEEARTVFKTMRRHRVEPDLCSYTTMLLAYVNASDMDGAEKFFRRIKDDGLRPNVVAYGTLMKGYSKLDDVEKVMRVYERMRMQGVEPNQTIFTTIMDVHGRNSDFGNAVIWFNEMETRGYPPDKKAKNILLSLAKTPEEQEEANELTGNGVVQLEVKPNGMPAGLGTNGAAGVHEAGLTDTARHDSLNGASTSDLNGGNRARSSGFEDEDDDDDDYNEEMDDEELDLVSFKDKRELNFAT, encoded by the exons ATGGAGGCGGCGATGGGGACGCTCGGCTCGCAGTCCCCGCTCTCCTTCTCCTCCAGCCTCTG CAACGCAAAGGCATCCTGTGGCTGGCCTGTTTACAACGTGAAGAAGGTCGAGGGCAGTCAGCGGCTCGACGTGGTCTGCCATGGAATGCTGGCGCCCAGAAAGTTTGTGCGcaagaagagagaggaggaggtctTCAAGGACGCCGATGACGAGGCCAAGCAGAAGAGCTGGAGGAAAATGATGAGTGAGATAGAGGAGTCTGGATCGGCCGTGTCTTCCATTCTCAAGACCCAGCGGAACACGACGGGGGCGCTACCAAGGGACACTGTTCTTGGCACTCTTGTGCGGTTCAAACAGCTCAAAAAATGGGATCTCGTCAGCGAG ATTCTTGAATGGCTTCGAACACAACATTGGTGGGACTTCAGCGAGATGGACTTTTTAATGCTTGTCACAGCTTACGGAAAACTGGGGGATTTCAGCAAGGCGGAAAGGGTCCTCAAGTACATGAACAAGAAAGGTTACCGGCCGACTGTGATATCTCAGACCGCTCTCATGGAGGCATATGGAAGAGCCAAGCAGTACAGAAAGGCCGAGGCTGTGTTTCATAAGATGCAGACGTCAGGCCCTGAACCATCACCCATCACatatcaaatcattctgaaatcgCTTGTTGAG GGCGACAAATATAAGGAAACTGAAGCTATTTTCAAGGACCTTCTCAATGAAAAAAGAGCTTCTTTTAAACCAGACCAGAAGATGTTTCATATGATGATCTATATGTACAAGAAGGCTGGGGACTATACCCAAGCGCGTAAGCTATTTGCGCAGATGCCCGAGAGAGGAATCCCACAGTCTACAGTGACTTTTAATAGTTTGATGTCATTTGAAGCAGACTATAAGGAGGTTTCAAGTATTTATGATCAG ATGCAAAGAGCCGGACTAAAACCCGATGTTGTGAGCTATTCTCTGCTCATCAAAGCTTACGGGAAAGCTAGGAGGGAAGATGAAGCATTGGCGGTGTttgaagagatgcttgatgctggAATCAG GCCAACACGCAAATCATACAACATTTTGCTTGATGCGTTCGCAGTATCGGGATTAGTAGAAGAGGCCCGAACAGTTTTCAAGACTATGAGAAGACACAG GGTTGAGCCTGACCTCTGCTCTTACACAACAATGCTCTTAGCTTACGTAAATGCTTCTGATATGGACGGGGCTGAGAAATTTTTCCGTCGGATCAAAGACGATGGTTTGAGGCCAAATGTTGTTGCTTATGGAACTCTGATGAAAGGTTACTCGAAGTTGGATGATGTTGAGAAAGTAATGCGGGTTTATGAGCGAATGCGGATGCAGGGTGTTGAGCCCAATCAAACCATCTTTACCACCATCATGGATGTACATGGCAGGAACTCAGATTTCGGAAACGCTGTCATTTGGTTCAACGAAATGGAAACACGTGGATACCCACCAGACAAGAAAGCGAAGAACATCCTGCTTTCTCTCGCTAAAACacctgaagaacaagaagaagcgaATGAGTTGACGGGGAACGGTGTGGTTCAGCTTGAAGTAAAACCCAATGGCATGCCCGCCGGTTTAGGTACCAATGGTGCTGCTGGCGTCCATGAAGCTGGGCTAACTGATACTGCACGCCATGACTCCTTAAATGGCGCATCCACAAGTGATCTAAATGGTGGAAACAGGGCCAGGAGCAGTGGTTTTGAggatgaagatgacgatgatgacgattacAACGAGGAAATGGATGACGAAGAGTTAGATTTAGTTTCTTTCAAAGATAAGCGAGAACTAAATTTTGCGACTTGA
- the LOC123445665 gene encoding pentatricopeptide repeat-containing protein At1g11290, chloroplastic-like produces MPLPAPGIILHHARTPRGFVQLLASSSSPLPPIPSAAAQCHGMATKIGLAASNVFAGTALLAFYCRCRRLRDAQRLFDEMPERSGVTWSALVHGHARSSAPGLAVGAFGRMVRAGFPPTASAVSSALVACGRMEDPGVGAMLHAAGLKCGSICGSVVVGTALVDMYAKCRDVPAAQRVLEEMEEKNVATFTALVGGFASAGRPREAMVLVREMEQSGVAPNMMTYSSLLSSFASPQDLDHGRQAHCAVVKKGLEHNPYILSTLMTMYSRCGSLEDFRKVQMAVSCQDQVSLNSVISGLSCLGRGDEAFHQFLEMRRHGADMDMFTFGSMLKAIGSSSSLLEGRQVHALILKTGYESDVNVQNGLISMYARRGEIGEARDVFASVEAPDLVSWNSLLTGYAQHGYGNEVVEVFEQMRRLNVQPDNTTFLLVLTACSHAGLVDTGLEYFHLMKTNGFLVGARLEHYACVVDLLGRAGHLQEAETLINDMPIEPSVSVYRALLSACQIHGNLEIAVRVSRRLIELYPHDSSAHVQLSKVLAGDGHWGDAAEVREAMVGKGIVKNPAWSCVEERVQVG; encoded by the coding sequence ATGCCTCTGCCGGCCCCCGGCATCATCCTCCACCACGCGCGGACGCCGCGGGGGTTCGTCCAgctcctcgcctcctcctcctccccgcttCCGCCGATCCCGTCCGCCGCGGCGCAGTGCCATGGGATGGCCACCAAGATCGGCCTCGCGGCCAGCAACGTCTTCGCGGGCACCGCCCTCCTCGCCTTCTACTGCCGGTGCCGCCGCCTGCGCGACGCCCAACGTCTGTTCGACGAAATGCCCGAGAGGAGCGGCGTCACCTGGAGCGCGCTCGTCCACGGCCACGCGCGGTCCAGCGCGCCAGGCCTCGCCGTGGGGGCGTTCGGACGCATGGTGCGTGCCGGCTTCCCCCCCACGGCGTCGGCCGTGTCCAGCGCCCTTGTCGCGTGCGGTAGGATGGAGGACCCGGGCGTCGGGGCGATGCTCCACGCCGCTGGCCTCAAGTGCGGCAGCATATGTGGCAGCGTGGTTGTTGGGACTGCGTTGGTGGACATGTACGCCAAATGCCGTGATGTGCCTGCTGCTCAGCGGGTTCTTGAGGAGATGGAAGAGAAGAATGTGGCCACCTTCACCGCACTTGTGGGCGGGTTCGCCTCAGCCGGAAGACCTCGCGAGGCCATGGTCTTGGTCAGGGAAATGGAACAGTCAGGGGTGGCACCAAACATGATGACATACAGCAGCCTTCTCAGCTCATTTGCGAGCCCCCAGGACCTAGACCACGGGAGGCAAGCGCATTGTGCGGTGGTAAAGAAGGGTCTCGAGCACAATCCGTATATTCTGTCCACTCTTATGACCATGTACTCCAGGTGTGGCAGCTTAGAAGATTTCAGGAAGGTTCAGATGGCTGTTTCATGTCAGGATCAGGTGTCGCTCAACTCCGTGATCTCGGGGCTCTCCTGTTTAGGAAGAGGCGATGAGGCGTTTCACCAGTTCTTGGAGATGAGAAGGCATGGCGCtgacatggatatgttcaccttTGGCAGCATGCTGAAGGCTATAGGGAGCTCATCCTCACTGCTGGAGGGAAGACAAGTCCATGCTCTGATCCTCAAAACTGGGTATGAGTCTGATGTGAATGTCCAGAACGGTTTGATTTCCATGTACGCCAGGCGTGGCGAGATAGGGGAAGCCAGGGATGTTTTCGCTTCGGTGGAAGCGCCTGATTTGGTTTCCTGGAATTCGCTTCTGACAGGATATGCTCAGCATGGTTATGGCAATGAGGTGGTTGAGGTGTTTGAACAGATGAGGAGACTGAATGTTCAGCCAGACAACACAACCTTCTTGTTGGTACTTACAGCTTGCAGCCACGCCGGTTTGGTGGATACAGGGTTGGAGTATTTCCACTTGATGAAAACAAACGGGTTTCTCGTAGGGGCACGGCTAGAGCACTACGCGTGCGTGGTCGATCTTCTTGGTCGAGCAGGCCATCTCCAAGAAGCCGAGACTTTGATCAATGACATGCCTATAGAACCTAGCGTCTCGGTGTATAGAGCTCTGCTTAGTGCCTGCCAGATCCATGGCAACCTCGAGATCGCAGTCAGGGTGTCGAGGCGCCTCATTGAGCTCTACCCCCACGACTCGTCTGCCCATGTTCAGCTGTCAAAGGTCCTTGCCGGTGATGGCCACTGGGGTGATGCTGCCGAGGTCAGGGAGGCCATGGTGGGTAAAGGGATAGTGAAGAACCCTGCTTGGAGCTGTGTCGAGGAGCGGGTACAGGTTGGATAA
- the LOC123445667 gene encoding glycerol-3-phosphate dehydrogenase [NAD(+)] isoform X5, with protein MENGHAGRHRVAVIGSGNWGSVASRLLASNTAKLPSFHDEVRMWVFEETLPTGEKLSESINQANENCKYLPGIKLGTNVVADPDLESAVKDADMLVFVTPHQFVEGICKKLVGKLRPGVEAISLIKGMEVKMEGPCMISKLITDTLGINCCVLMGANIANEIAVEKFSEATIGYRKDKEAANRWAKLFTTPYFLVSVVEDIEGVELCGTLKNVVAIAAGLVDGLDMGNNTKAAIMRIGLREMRAFSKLLFPSVRDNTFFESCGVADLITTCLGGRNRRVAEAFARNGGKRSFDELEAEMLHGQKLQGVSTAREVYEVLTYHGWQELFPLLSTVHEICIGQLPPTSIVEYRLR; from the exons ATGGAGAACGGGCACGCCGGCAGGCACCGGGTGGCTGTCATCGGCAGCGGCAACTGGGGCAGCGTCGCctcccgcctcctcgcctccaACACCGCCAAGCTGCCCTCCTTCCACG ATGAAGTCAGGATGTGGGTGTTTGAAGAAACATTGCCAACAGGCGAGAAGCTATCTGAATCCATTAACCAAGCAAAT GAGAACTGCAAGTACTTACCTGGTATTAAGCTTGGAACTAATGTAGTTGCTGACCCCGACTTGGAGAGTGCAG TCAAAGACGCGGATATGCTGGTCTTTGTGACTCCCCATCAATTTGTGGAGGGTATATGTAAGAAGCTTGTGGGCAAACTAAGACCAGGAGTTGAGGCTATATCCCTCATCAAGGGCATGGAGGTCAAGATGGAAGGACCATGCATGATATCAAAACTAATTACCGATACACTTGGAATCAATTGTTGCGTCCTCATGGGTGCTAACATTGCAAATGAG ATCGCTGTTGAGAAGTTCAGTGAAGCAACAATTGGATATAGGAAAGATAAAGAAGCAGCAAACCGATGGGCTAAACTTTTCACAACTCCTTACTTCCTAGTTTCTGTT GTGGAAGATATTGAGGGAGTTGAACTATGTGGGACACTGAAAAATGTTGTGGCCATTGCAGCAG GACTTGTTGATGGCTTGGATATGGGAAACAACACCAAG GCTGCAATAATGCGGATTGGTTTGCGGGAAATGCGTGCTTTCTCTAAACTTCTGTTCCCTTCAGTCAGAGACAACACTTTCTTTGAGAGCTGCGGTGTGGCTGACCTTATAACTACGTGCC TTGGTGGGAGAAACAGGAGAGTGGCAGAAGCCTTTGCAAGAAATGGTGGCAAAAG GTCTTTTGATGAGCTAGAGGCAGAAATGTTGCATGGACAAAAACTCCAG GGGGTATCCACAGCAAGAGAAGTCTATGAAGTGTTGACTTATCACGGATGGCAGGAACTATTTCCGCTTTTGTCAACTGTACATGAGATCTGTATTGGACAACTGCCACCTACATCAATAGTTGAATACA GGCTCCGCTGA
- the LOC123445667 gene encoding glycerol-3-phosphate dehydrogenase [NAD(+)] isoform X2: MENGHAGRHRVAVIGSGNWGSVASRLLASNTAKLPSFHDEVRMWVFEETLPTGEKLSESINQANENCKYLPGIKLGTNVVADPDLESAVKDADMLVFVTPHQFVEGICKKLVGKLRPGVEAISLIKGMEVKMEGPCMISKLITDTLGINCCVLMGANIANEASIFFNFSCKFLLSFRGTKELSGCVSHMQIAVEKFSEATIGYRKDKEAANRWAKLFTTPYFLVSVVEDIEGVELCGTLKNVVAIAAGLVDGLDMGNNTKAAIMRIGLREMRAFSKLLFPSVRDNTFFESCGVADLITTCLGGRNRRVAEAFARNGGKRSFDELEAEMLHGQKLQGVSTAREVYEVLTYHGWQELFPLLSTVHEICIGQLPPTSIVEYRLR; the protein is encoded by the exons ATGGAGAACGGGCACGCCGGCAGGCACCGGGTGGCTGTCATCGGCAGCGGCAACTGGGGCAGCGTCGCctcccgcctcctcgcctccaACACCGCCAAGCTGCCCTCCTTCCACG ATGAAGTCAGGATGTGGGTGTTTGAAGAAACATTGCCAACAGGCGAGAAGCTATCTGAATCCATTAACCAAGCAAAT GAGAACTGCAAGTACTTACCTGGTATTAAGCTTGGAACTAATGTAGTTGCTGACCCCGACTTGGAGAGTGCAG TCAAAGACGCGGATATGCTGGTCTTTGTGACTCCCCATCAATTTGTGGAGGGTATATGTAAGAAGCTTGTGGGCAAACTAAGACCAGGAGTTGAGGCTATATCCCTCATCAAGGGCATGGAGGTCAAGATGGAAGGACCATGCATGATATCAAAACTAATTACCGATACACTTGGAATCAATTGTTGCGTCCTCATGGGTGCTAACATTGCAAATGAGGCAAGCATTTTTTTCAACTTCTCATGCAAATTTCTTTTATCCTTCAGAGGCACAAAAGAATTAAGTGGGTGTGTATCTCATATGCAGATCGCTGTTGAGAAGTTCAGTGAAGCAACAATTGGATATAGGAAAGATAAAGAAGCAGCAAACCGATGGGCTAAACTTTTCACAACTCCTTACTTCCTAGTTTCTGTT GTGGAAGATATTGAGGGAGTTGAACTATGTGGGACACTGAAAAATGTTGTGGCCATTGCAGCAG GACTTGTTGATGGCTTGGATATGGGAAACAACACCAAG GCTGCAATAATGCGGATTGGTTTGCGGGAAATGCGTGCTTTCTCTAAACTTCTGTTCCCTTCAGTCAGAGACAACACTTTCTTTGAGAGCTGCGGTGTGGCTGACCTTATAACTACGTGCC TTGGTGGGAGAAACAGGAGAGTGGCAGAAGCCTTTGCAAGAAATGGTGGCAAAAG GTCTTTTGATGAGCTAGAGGCAGAAATGTTGCATGGACAAAAACTCCAG GGGGTATCCACAGCAAGAGAAGTCTATGAAGTGTTGACTTATCACGGATGGCAGGAACTATTTCCGCTTTTGTCAACTGTACATGAGATCTGTATTGGACAACTGCCACCTACATCAATAGTTGAATACA GGCTCCGCTGA
- the LOC123445667 gene encoding glycerol-3-phosphate dehydrogenase [NAD(+)] isoform X1, with protein sequence MENGHAGRHRVAVIGSGNWGSVASRLLASNTAKLPSFHDEVRMWVFEETLPTGEKLSESINQANENCKYLPGIKLGTNVVADPDLESAVKDADMLVFVTPHQFVEGICKKLVGKLRPGVEAISLIKGMEVKMEGPCMISKLITDTLGINCCVLMGANIANEASIFFNFSCKFLLSFRGTKELSGCVSHMQIAVEKFSEATIGYRKDKEAANRWAKLFTTPYFLVSVVEDIEGVELCGTLKNVVAIAAGLVDGLDMGNNTKAAIMRIGLREMRAFSKLLFPSVRDNTFFESCGVADLITTCLGGRNRRVAEAFARNGGKRSFDELEAEMLHGQKLQGVSTAREVYEVLTYHGWQELFPLLSTVHEICIGQLPPTSIVEYSEHTPNLSFVGGSTPCY encoded by the exons ATGGAGAACGGGCACGCCGGCAGGCACCGGGTGGCTGTCATCGGCAGCGGCAACTGGGGCAGCGTCGCctcccgcctcctcgcctccaACACCGCCAAGCTGCCCTCCTTCCACG ATGAAGTCAGGATGTGGGTGTTTGAAGAAACATTGCCAACAGGCGAGAAGCTATCTGAATCCATTAACCAAGCAAAT GAGAACTGCAAGTACTTACCTGGTATTAAGCTTGGAACTAATGTAGTTGCTGACCCCGACTTGGAGAGTGCAG TCAAAGACGCGGATATGCTGGTCTTTGTGACTCCCCATCAATTTGTGGAGGGTATATGTAAGAAGCTTGTGGGCAAACTAAGACCAGGAGTTGAGGCTATATCCCTCATCAAGGGCATGGAGGTCAAGATGGAAGGACCATGCATGATATCAAAACTAATTACCGATACACTTGGAATCAATTGTTGCGTCCTCATGGGTGCTAACATTGCAAATGAGGCAAGCATTTTTTTCAACTTCTCATGCAAATTTCTTTTATCCTTCAGAGGCACAAAAGAATTAAGTGGGTGTGTATCTCATATGCAGATCGCTGTTGAGAAGTTCAGTGAAGCAACAATTGGATATAGGAAAGATAAAGAAGCAGCAAACCGATGGGCTAAACTTTTCACAACTCCTTACTTCCTAGTTTCTGTT GTGGAAGATATTGAGGGAGTTGAACTATGTGGGACACTGAAAAATGTTGTGGCCATTGCAGCAG GACTTGTTGATGGCTTGGATATGGGAAACAACACCAAG GCTGCAATAATGCGGATTGGTTTGCGGGAAATGCGTGCTTTCTCTAAACTTCTGTTCCCTTCAGTCAGAGACAACACTTTCTTTGAGAGCTGCGGTGTGGCTGACCTTATAACTACGTGCC TTGGTGGGAGAAACAGGAGAGTGGCAGAAGCCTTTGCAAGAAATGGTGGCAAAAG GTCTTTTGATGAGCTAGAGGCAGAAATGTTGCATGGACAAAAACTCCAG GGGGTATCCACAGCAAGAGAAGTCTATGAAGTGTTGACTTATCACGGATGGCAGGAACTATTTCCGCTTTTGTCAACTGTACATGAGATCTGTATTGGACAACTGCCACCTACATCAATAGTTGAATACAGTGAGCATACGCCCAACCTCTCCTTCGTCGGTGGTTCTACTCCATGTTACTGA
- the LOC123445667 gene encoding glycerol-3-phosphate dehydrogenase [NAD(+)] isoform X3, whose amino-acid sequence MENGHAGRHRVAVIGSGNWGSVASRLLASNTAKLPSFHDEVRMWVFEETLPTGEKLSESINQANENCKYLPGIKLGTNVVADPDLESAVKDADMLVFVTPHQFVEGICKKLVGKLRPGVEAISLIKGMEVKMEGPCMISKLITDTLGINCCVLMGANIANEIAVEKFSEATIGYRKDKEAANRWAKLFTTPYFLVSVVEDIEGVELCGTLKNVVAIAAGLVDGLDMGNNTKAAIMRIGLREMRAFSKLLFPSVRDNTFFESCGVADLITTCLGGRNRRVAEAFARNGGKRSFDELEAEMLHGQKLQGVSTAREVYEVLTYHGWQELFPLLSTVHEICIGQLPPTSIVEYSEHTPNLSFVGGSTPCY is encoded by the exons ATGGAGAACGGGCACGCCGGCAGGCACCGGGTGGCTGTCATCGGCAGCGGCAACTGGGGCAGCGTCGCctcccgcctcctcgcctccaACACCGCCAAGCTGCCCTCCTTCCACG ATGAAGTCAGGATGTGGGTGTTTGAAGAAACATTGCCAACAGGCGAGAAGCTATCTGAATCCATTAACCAAGCAAAT GAGAACTGCAAGTACTTACCTGGTATTAAGCTTGGAACTAATGTAGTTGCTGACCCCGACTTGGAGAGTGCAG TCAAAGACGCGGATATGCTGGTCTTTGTGACTCCCCATCAATTTGTGGAGGGTATATGTAAGAAGCTTGTGGGCAAACTAAGACCAGGAGTTGAGGCTATATCCCTCATCAAGGGCATGGAGGTCAAGATGGAAGGACCATGCATGATATCAAAACTAATTACCGATACACTTGGAATCAATTGTTGCGTCCTCATGGGTGCTAACATTGCAAATGAG ATCGCTGTTGAGAAGTTCAGTGAAGCAACAATTGGATATAGGAAAGATAAAGAAGCAGCAAACCGATGGGCTAAACTTTTCACAACTCCTTACTTCCTAGTTTCTGTT GTGGAAGATATTGAGGGAGTTGAACTATGTGGGACACTGAAAAATGTTGTGGCCATTGCAGCAG GACTTGTTGATGGCTTGGATATGGGAAACAACACCAAG GCTGCAATAATGCGGATTGGTTTGCGGGAAATGCGTGCTTTCTCTAAACTTCTGTTCCCTTCAGTCAGAGACAACACTTTCTTTGAGAGCTGCGGTGTGGCTGACCTTATAACTACGTGCC TTGGTGGGAGAAACAGGAGAGTGGCAGAAGCCTTTGCAAGAAATGGTGGCAAAAG GTCTTTTGATGAGCTAGAGGCAGAAATGTTGCATGGACAAAAACTCCAG GGGGTATCCACAGCAAGAGAAGTCTATGAAGTGTTGACTTATCACGGATGGCAGGAACTATTTCCGCTTTTGTCAACTGTACATGAGATCTGTATTGGACAACTGCCACCTACATCAATAGTTGAATACAGTGAGCATACGCCCAACCTCTCCTTCGTCGGTGGTTCTACTCCATGTTACTGA
- the LOC123445667 gene encoding glycerol-3-phosphate dehydrogenase [NAD(+)] isoform X4, translating into MENGHAGRHRVAVIGSGNWGSVASRLLASNTAKLPSFHDEVRMWVFEETLPTGEKLSESINQANENCKYLPGIKLGTNVVADPDLESAVKDADMLVFVTPHQFVEGICKKLVGKLRPGVEAISLIKGMEVKMEGPCMISKLITDTLGINCCVLMGANIANEIAVEKFSEATIGYRKDKEAANRWAKLFTTPYFLVSVVEDIEGVELCGTLKNVVAIAAGLVDGLDMGNNTKAAIMRIGLREMRAFSKLLFPSVRDNTFFESCVGGRNRRVAEAFARNGGKRSFDELEAEMLHGQKLQGVSTAREVYEVLTYHGWQELFPLLSTVHEICIGQLPPTSIVEYSEHTPNLSFVGGSTPCY; encoded by the exons ATGGAGAACGGGCACGCCGGCAGGCACCGGGTGGCTGTCATCGGCAGCGGCAACTGGGGCAGCGTCGCctcccgcctcctcgcctccaACACCGCCAAGCTGCCCTCCTTCCACG ATGAAGTCAGGATGTGGGTGTTTGAAGAAACATTGCCAACAGGCGAGAAGCTATCTGAATCCATTAACCAAGCAAAT GAGAACTGCAAGTACTTACCTGGTATTAAGCTTGGAACTAATGTAGTTGCTGACCCCGACTTGGAGAGTGCAG TCAAAGACGCGGATATGCTGGTCTTTGTGACTCCCCATCAATTTGTGGAGGGTATATGTAAGAAGCTTGTGGGCAAACTAAGACCAGGAGTTGAGGCTATATCCCTCATCAAGGGCATGGAGGTCAAGATGGAAGGACCATGCATGATATCAAAACTAATTACCGATACACTTGGAATCAATTGTTGCGTCCTCATGGGTGCTAACATTGCAAATGAG ATCGCTGTTGAGAAGTTCAGTGAAGCAACAATTGGATATAGGAAAGATAAAGAAGCAGCAAACCGATGGGCTAAACTTTTCACAACTCCTTACTTCCTAGTTTCTGTT GTGGAAGATATTGAGGGAGTTGAACTATGTGGGACACTGAAAAATGTTGTGGCCATTGCAGCAG GACTTGTTGATGGCTTGGATATGGGAAACAACACCAAG GCTGCAATAATGCGGATTGGTTTGCGGGAAATGCGTGCTTTCTCTAAACTTCTGTTCCCTTCAGTCAGAGACAACACTTTCTTTGAGAGCTGCG TTGGTGGGAGAAACAGGAGAGTGGCAGAAGCCTTTGCAAGAAATGGTGGCAAAAG GTCTTTTGATGAGCTAGAGGCAGAAATGTTGCATGGACAAAAACTCCAG GGGGTATCCACAGCAAGAGAAGTCTATGAAGTGTTGACTTATCACGGATGGCAGGAACTATTTCCGCTTTTGTCAACTGTACATGAGATCTGTATTGGACAACTGCCACCTACATCAATAGTTGAATACAGTGAGCATACGCCCAACCTCTCCTTCGTCGGTGGTTCTACTCCATGTTACTGA
- the LOC123445668 gene encoding cytochrome b5-like: MSSSSSTTKVFTLEEVAKHASKDDCWLVIAGKVYNVTKFLDDHPGGDDVLLSSTAKDATDDFEDVGHSTTARAMMDEYYVGEIDATTIPTKVKYMPPKQPHYNQDKTPEFIIKILQFLVPLAILGLAVAVRIYTKSESV, encoded by the exons atgtcgtcctcctcctccaccaccaaggTCTTCACCCTCGAGGAGGTCGCCAAGCACGCCTCCAAGGACGACTGCTGGCTAGTCATCGCCGGCAAG GTGTACAATGTGACCAAGTTCCTTGATGACCACCCTGGAGGCGACGACGTCCTGCTGTCTTCAACTG CCAAGGACGCGACCGATGACTTTGAGGATGTGGGACACAGCACGACCGCTCGGGCGATGATGGACGAGTACTATGTCGGCGAGATCGACGCGACCACGATACCCACCAAGGTCAAGTACATGCCGCCCAAGCAGCCACACTACAACCAGGACAAGACCCCGGAGTTCATCATCAAGATCCTCCAGTTCTTGGTCCCCCTGGCGATACTGGGCCTGGCCGTCGCCGTACGGATCTACACCAAGTCGGAGTCTGTCTAG